A region from the Pontixanthobacter aestiaquae genome encodes:
- a CDS encoding EpsG family protein, which yields MWPFLAFGGLYAIGGTLGRPGNPSRVLWVGLFLITVFFVGLRHHVGMDWNNYLRMIYAVNTAPTFFDIFRYAEPFYAILLWIGAESGWGIYLTNLIAAFITMAGIFAFAKRTHEPWLALVAALPFLITVISMTANRQSTAVGVLMLFLAYWHRLNVPMRVLAVFICAGFHASALIFLAFIVVDLRLPKALKVAGMAIFALAAIYVLQTSGFAAYYDQAYGRGQSEEVQSSGAIFHVAMTALPALLYLIFGKFAPTAFPPSLLRNMSIAAALTLLIIPFASAAAGRISFYWFPVAMWVIAAIPSAVDPKLRKLVRFLISGAMVSLMFGWLMFANSAVGHIPYLNALFVDAWLLEILVLP from the coding sequence CGTTGGGCCGCCCGGGCAATCCGTCACGGGTTTTGTGGGTCGGCCTGTTTCTGATCACCGTGTTCTTTGTCGGTTTGCGCCACCATGTGGGTATGGATTGGAACAATTATCTGCGGATGATCTATGCGGTTAATACTGCGCCAACATTCTTCGATATCTTCAGATATGCCGAGCCATTCTATGCAATCCTGCTGTGGATCGGTGCGGAAAGCGGCTGGGGTATTTATCTCACCAACCTGATCGCTGCCTTCATAACTATGGCGGGCATCTTTGCCTTTGCAAAACGAACACATGAGCCATGGTTGGCTCTGGTAGCTGCGTTGCCATTTCTGATTACCGTGATTTCAATGACAGCAAACCGACAATCGACGGCTGTTGGTGTACTGATGCTTTTCTTGGCTTACTGGCATAGACTGAACGTTCCGATGCGCGTTCTGGCCGTATTTATTTGCGCCGGATTTCATGCCAGTGCGCTGATTTTTCTGGCTTTTATTGTCGTTGATCTCCGGCTTCCAAAAGCCCTGAAGGTAGCAGGCATGGCAATATTTGCGCTGGCCGCAATCTATGTCCTGCAGACCTCCGGTTTTGCGGCCTATTACGATCAGGCATACGGGCGCGGACAATCCGAAGAAGTACAATCAAGCGGCGCGATTTTTCATGTGGCAATGACAGCCCTTCCCGCGTTGCTTTATCTCATTTTTGGTAAATTCGCACCGACTGCTTTTCCTCCAAGCTTGCTACGCAATATGTCGATTGCCGCGGCATTAACACTGCTCATAATACCATTTGCTTCTGCGGCGGCTGGCCGCATCTCTTTCTATTGGTTTCCGGTCGCAATGTGGGTGATTGCAGCAATACCTTCTGCGGTTGACCCCAAACTCCGCAAACTGGTTCGGTTTCTTATATCCGGCGCTATGGTGTCGCTTATGTTCGGTTGGCTTATGTTTGCCAACTCTGCCGTAGGGCATATTCCCTATTTGAACGCGCTGTTCGTGGACGCATGGCTGTTAGAGATTTTGGTTCTGCCTTGA